Within the Candidatus Reidiella endopervernicosa genome, the region GCAGGATGCCTCTTCACAGACGGTGTGCAGCTTCTGGCTGCGCAGCACCTTTTTCAGCCGCACCACCTCGGGGTGGTTGGGTGATTTGGCGCGAATCCAGTTCGGTTTACGCTGGGGGCGGGTGGTCGGCACCACCTTTACAGGGATGCGTGCCACCTTGGCAGCACCGCGTTCGCGCACGACGTTTTTATCTTCTTGATCGGACATCCGTTACACCTCAGTTCGGCCCGTAGTGTAGCCCAGCTCTCTGGTCAGGTGTGATAGCAGCCGCTCGGCGACCTGATCGACGCTGGCGGTGATGCCAAGATCGGCCATCTGGGTGACTGCCATGTCGGCATAACCGCAGGGGTTAATACGAGAGAAGGGCTCCAGCTCCATATCGACATTCAGGCTCAGGCCGTGATAACTGCAGCCGCGCTTTACCCTTAGACCGAGGGCGGCAATCTTCTGCTTAGCCACATAGACACCGGGGGCATCTTTGCGTGCCGCGGCCTCAACGTCGTAGTCGGCGAGTAGTGCAATGATCGACTGCTCCAGGTGGGTGACCAGCTCGCGCACGCCGATGCCGAGGCGACGCAGATCGAGCAGGGTGTAGATGACGATCTGGCCGGGGCCGTGGTAGGTGACCTGACCGCCACGGTCGACGTTGATCACAGGGATGTCGCCGGGGTTGAGCAGGTGTTCGTTTTTTCCGTTGAGACCAAGGGTAAAGATGGGAGGATGTTCGACCCGCCATAGCTCGTCGATGGTATCTGGCGTACGGGTGAAGGTGAACGACTCCATCTCGCGCCAGACAGGTTCATAGTCGCGCTGGCCGAGCCTGCGAAGGGTAACCGGCTGCATGGTCAGAGTGACATCAAGACCTGTTCGCAGTCGGTGAGGCTCTGGTAGATGTTATCGAGCTGTTGCTGACTGGTGGCACGAACGGTGACGGTGACTGAGAGGAAGCTGCCGCCTTTGCTGGGGCGGGTAGTGACCGCTCCCTCTCCGAGATCGGGCGCGTGTTTGCGCACCAGCTCGACCACCAGCGTCTCAAACTCCCCCTCATCACGTCCCATCGCCTTGATCGGGAAATCGCAGGGGAACTCAATCAGTGTCTCTCTCTCGTCACTCATGATTCTGCTTCAGTCTTTCTCTCTGGATAGATAAGTTTAACCGGTTTGCCGATGCCAAGCTGGAATCTGAGCAGGCGGGTGAAGTCGTTGTACTTCTTGACGATTCGTTTGCGCAGCTTGATCTGCTCTGGTGCACAGCTCGGGGTGAGGTCGGCCTCAATCCCATCGAGCTCCTTGATCCACTCGCTATTGCTCTCATAACCGAGTTCGATCAGCTCGTCACTCACCGGGCCATGCTGTGCAAGTTGTCCCTGCAGGCGCTCCTTGTGTGTGCGCCAGTTGCCGATCCGGGAGGTGGTGGTTTTACGTACTCCATTCATTGCGCGTAGCGATTTTTCCGAGGGATTGGCGTTTTTATAAAAGGCAGAAAAATCACAC harbors:
- the lipB gene encoding lipoyl(octanoyl) transferase LipB; this encodes MQPVTLRRLGQRDYEPVWREMESFTFTRTPDTIDELWRVEHPPIFTLGLNGKNEHLLNPGDIPVINVDRGGQVTYHGPGQIVIYTLLDLRRLGIGVRELVTHLEQSIIALLADYDVEAAARKDAPGVYVAKQKIAALGLRVKRGCSYHGLSLNVDMELEPFSRINPCGYADMAVTQMADLGITASVDQVAERLLSHLTRELGYTTGRTEV
- a CDS encoding YbeD family protein encodes the protein MSDERETLIEFPCDFPIKAMGRDEGEFETLVVELVRKHAPDLGEGAVTTRPSKGGSFLSVTVTVRATSQQQLDNIYQSLTDCEQVLMSL